The Gloeomargarita sp. SRBZ-1_bins_9 genome has a segment encoding these proteins:
- a CDS encoding ATP-binding cassette domain-containing protein: FDGVPVDAHNRYWYRQHFAVVFSDFYLFDSLLGINDDPTLAQQLLQKLQLDHKVRIENGRFSTIALSPGQRKRLALLVAYLEDRPIYLFDEWAADQDPRFKDFFYREFLPQLRAEGKTVLVISHDERYFACADRLIKLDYGQVEYDKSLKYLGP; encoded by the coding sequence TCTTTGATGGGGTTCCTGTTGATGCCCACAATCGCTACTGGTACCGGCAGCACTTTGCGGTGGTGTTTTCCGACTTTTATTTGTTTGATAGTTTGTTGGGAATCAATGACGACCCGACCTTGGCCCAGCAATTGTTGCAGAAATTACAACTGGACCATAAGGTGCGGATTGAAAATGGCCGATTTTCCACCATTGCTCTTTCCCCGGGGCAACGCAAGCGCCTGGCACTGCTGGTGGCCTATTTGGAAGACCGCCCCATCTACCTGTTTGACGAGTGGGCCGCCGACCAGGACCCCCGCTTCAAAGACTTCTTCTATCGGGAATTTCTGCCCCAGTTGCGCGCTGAAGGTAAGACGGTTTTGGTGATCAGCCACGACGAACGCTATTTCGCCTGCGCCGACCGGTTGATCAAGCTGGACTACGGCCAGGTGGAATACGACAAATCCCTGAAATATCTGGGGCCCTAG